acatccctgtgtggcacatccgctagcctgttactcacagggtcagcatgggaaccagtgaaacaaccagaggggcgagtagaacagaaagaaacaacatcccgactcccgggattcgaacccgcgccaaccCCGGGCAGccagatcacaaatcacgactgctgtcgccacaaaagcactagtgcccttgggcaaggacgataggcagtacttgaacaccactgttacacagttTTTAGATCATAGCATTTCAGTGCACGACTGTGCTGACCTCTGTACGGCTGCTCCCAGTACCCTGGCTGCCTCCGCCCTGATGTCACTGTTGCTGTCATTCAGGGCCAGGATCACCAGCTGGAAACCTCCCAGCTCAATCAGGTTCTGAGCATTGTCAATCTGATGAATATGAAACAATAATATATCAAGACACAATGTTGTAACAACCATGGCCTTGTGATAtacacaatgacatgtacatgtaatccgTATATTAATTAGGTCATACTGCATGTGTACTGCAGGTGCGCCTTACATAGAGTACGGAAAATGCCAAATGCACCCATGGGAAagtcaaatatcattttctttattttcccatGAGTGCTTTTTGGAGCACTTGGGATTTTCTGATGCACAAGATGTACAATAGCATTGATCAAAAGCATTTTCAGTAAAGCACTGcagtttggtgaagtttggacCACATTTGTAATgtgaatattttcatcaatGGTCCACTAGTGTGTACCACACCATGTATATTATAAAGTTAGACAAAAGTAGCAACAATAAGACATTCTCATGGACTACTCGAGTCTGTTGAcaattgaagaaaacaaaaaattacTGGTTATATTGTACCAGATTCTGTATTTTCAAAGGCAACATTGCAAGTCCATATGCTTGTGGGACACAGTCAGCCACCAGGGAGTGTGTATCAAAGAATTCTGGGCTGGTACCAAGGGTGATATGGAGTACACACCATAAGGAATACATATAGAATAGAATAccgtgtattccgtatcaccagaggtaccagcccgaccacgggaaggatcgcccgaaggccggaggatgatccgacccgcgggagggctaggaccgagggtgatgcggaatacaccgtgttgtattttatttatgtcatacccacctgagaaaacacatatttcgatgcgaaatgcaccagaagttgagaaaatgttgtgtcctcgaacaaaagattgtaactacagcaattctaacgtctgAATCAGTATTCCAATtgtcaaccgtgccgtattcggcccgttcaaaatagttcgatttacttgaaggaagcctgtgtgatacaaacttAGGACCTGTTTGATacgaaagttatcacacggtccagaacacctgtatcgaacgttgtCGCGGCCCGGGTATGACATATAGGTGTCCAAGACCACATACAGGTGTTTGGAGTCCCTACCTGATGAACATGATATTCCAACTCCGTCAGTACGTGGAGTTTCATGTCATCAGATGCGCCCTCCTCGGTGTAGGCCAGCAGTAGTTTCTGCATGATCTCCGTGTCTGTCTCCACGTCAACTCGCATCTGCTGGAAAATCTCCTTCAGTTCGTCGTAGGAGCGGTACTGGTCTTTGACATCCTTGAGCTGAGAGGAAAGAAGGAACACTTACATTACAGCCTTTAACTTACTAGTAGGTATTTAatatatcgggtgtatttgtaGCCATTAGGTACCAattgtgttgagtaatgaggctgattaacgtggtcaaggcacctcctcaagCACGAGACCACCATTTTACATTCCTCTCGAAAGACGATTTCATGGAATTCTTTGTGGGGCTACGGCACATCCAGTCATCCTTGGTTgttctcccatccaagtactgaccgGACTGCGCATTGCttttgcttaacttccgagatcaaGGGATCGAGTGTTCCAATGTGACACGAGGTCAAATCTGACCAGCCAAAAACTGGTTTGAAGCTAATGTTAATAGAACATTTTTTACAAAGTATGAACagttattttctaataactacatATCATTGGTAGGTATCAAATGTGCGTACAGACATTCAGTGTTcttgccaggccttttcagcatacaGGGCCACTACgctgttatttgtatcccatCTGCTGTAATTTGGCCCTATACATTGTGCTTCAACTCCTCACCTCCTCCATGTAAGCTCGATCTCCACGAAAAGCGGCCTAGTAGGCCGATGGAGTATTTATCGAGTTAAAATAagggcacaaacaaacaaactagtgAAAGGgacatttctgttgttttgtgacaaaggtaaaaaatgttgcctttggTTTAATAAATTTGGCctccaaaatgcaggaaatagtgtttctaaGTGTGATACATTCAAAAGATTTAAAACTTTTAAGGGTCAGAATTCCACCTGACCACTACAATGCTCACGTCTGCATCACTTACCACGTGACTTTGTTACACTTAGGTGAGAAAAAACCTGGTGAAAACATTGACGTTTCGTTTGCAGCTTTGATCACTTGCTTGCTAGTGAGGAAACATTAAAAGCTACCTTTTGTTGCCCTGCTTCTGACACGTCATCTTGATCAGCCTTGAACTTCTTCAAAGCTTCCTTGAGCTCGCTGGCTGTGAAGTACTTGTTCTTGGTGTTGACCATTCCCTGCCGGTCACCATCTGTCCACTTCATGTACCTGGACGCAGGGTCTTCATCCTCTGTTGTGTGGTCATCATCATTGTCCATGAGTTTGGCACGTTTTTCTCCGGTGGTGAGGTCAATGGAAACGTGCAGTCCTGCCGGAATGGCTTGTCCTGGGTTTTTCAAAAAGGAGACGATGGAAAAAATCTTTTGAGAAAAAACAAAATGCTGTATGTCTTTCTGCTTACAACCCCCAAAAACCTGCCCACCCTAGCCTTTTGGGATAGGGAGTGGTTAAGATACTAGTAAGGTGAGGAGAAGACAGAAACAGAATTTGTCACTGtggttttgaaaatttgagttTGCAGCAGACCAGTCAGtgagaaaactgcaaacataaaaccaccacaaacatttctgcatttacagtattcgtCATTTCGTGGAACATGGTGTCATCACACATTCACATTGAAATTTGTTTGACTCAATTTCAAGCTTTTCAACCTCACCCTGAAACCACTAATATTCAACCCCAGGGAATTTTCCTTCCCGTGACTTGGTTTACTCTGCAGTTTCCATGTTTTTATACAGTTTTATCTCcagaatatgaaatattttcacgCCAAGGAATAAGAGATTCCTTGTGAAAATGGCACACTCTGGGATGACCCCCAGAGAAAGAGGGAAGCTCCAAAATGTCCGTGGTCAGCTTGCATTTTTCATCAATGATATCTTTATAGTTGTTGACATTGTAGAATAATAATTTTCATAACACTATTAGTATACTCAGTACATCAAGAGCTATGTACTGATATCTCACTGAAAGGTAGAACATCAATTTTGGTCAAATTTCCAAATAGCTATAGTGTCCTTCCAAAATTGAAATGACCAGTGTTATATAACACAAACCTTGCTTGATTGTTTGCCATTCTTTAGTTGGGTAGAACACCTCCAAGTCTTCCTCATCATACTCATCTACCTCAACACTGACAACGCCATCATTGTCTTtactatcttcttcttcttcttcatttggAACTATAGTCAATGCTCCAGTATGTCTTCCCGACGTCTGCTTGGAGTCTTGAAGACCTTCGCCAGTGTCTTGAGTATTTCCTCCGTGTAGAAGTAAGGAGGACACGACTAGGGCGAGAAGACTCGCTATGTGGACGGCTGCTATCTTCTTCATCCTGTTCATATAGCAGATGATAGTGGCTGCAGGAGGAAAAACATTCTTGATTAagcatgcaaattagatcctgCTTTGCACACAATTTGATTATGTTAATGATCACTTAAACATCAccttagagtccattccaagacaccatgcggatgtttgttgccattgtttagaattgattttaaagttttgtaattatatgcctaggacatttgatacttcagaaatatttttaacactgtttcaactttataaatattttcctggtcctgtaaaactttggaaatattcatggtgttgAATTGGGTActtccaaggagcttttatcagtaaaagctccttggtacttctaatggtttctaaataatgataacagcattctaccattatttaccattttctaccattttttgtaaatggttcagtgggctgggaagatagcaattcacacatccttgcaaagtatggttgggtgccatgcaacaatggtccaccacaaaggatccaccagtgcccagcagtgaaatctaaaaatatacagatgcaacaatagggcttacttttatgggggcaataaactaatttgaccatttggccaggtttaccattttttgtaaatatttgtaaatgtgaaataatcacagagaggtttcacaattattctaaataaagatatttttgtacagttactttcaaaatgtttctaaaatattcaaagaaattcaaataaatgagtattttcgtagtcaattttttgaaattaatttaattattgtggctcagatattcttttattcaaaataattcagactaattataaatatcgcctaaaaaccctcatggtgtcttggaatggactctacctcGCCTACCCCTTGACCTCTATGTGGGTCAATCGGGCAccatttaaactttaaaggcacCCAGCGTGATTTTTTGAGCATTAAAATTGGAAAAAAGTCCATATAAGACAATCTGTACGTTATTGACATTCAGttcacatttgtatcattatttcgtactttcagcatTTAAAAGGATGCTCAAACATGCCGCAAATGGCCCCCTTTGATCTATTGCATCCCTCAAtgaatcagcacaggatcgagccactaacggtttccaTATTGGCAATTTTTGAACTTGGTTGATTTTCGAACGTGTGAGGTCACCGAACAAATTGAAGCTGATTCGCGTGTTTGCAAATGGAACCTGATTCAAACAAGTGACGATATCTctggaagtaaaaaaaaaaatgaaaacatttcgCATTGGGTGCCTTTAaacctatataccaaaaatcatgaaaaaaaatcttaacttactCTTTTTTCACATATCAAAAGATATCGGTGCCACCaaaaaatacatgattgtatcaACATCACACTATTCACAGGTGGTCCAGAACACAACCCGGAAGTTCATGAATAGCCGTCacagggcccaaaatctaataatttgaCGGTTTGGGCCTACCTAGCACATcaaatatgaaaccaatccatctacTAGTtatagccgttcttgagttatatagGTAGTAAGTCTATGAAAACCTCACTTTCAAAGCCAATACTGTTTTATATACTGTACGTTATTTTGCTTCGAAGGTTCGAAAGTATTTAGAGAGTAACGTTAGAgagtaacgggagggggccatacttcgacacccgttctaagtggatgcgcatggcttttgtcaatgtacattttacagtgaactcatcaaaaacaagttaagatcttgtatacatccatataactgttattgaagctgtacagatatatatttcatttaacagcagcgttccgcactgtactttgacagcgcacgaaacttacggcaggttttcggcttgcgtcctagcagaacgttccaacacaaaaaaggggtccaaactccgacatagtaacaaccagaccatcgccgtgcatttttaaacaacttatgcaaatacaATAGgactaaaagtcttcattataatttttttgtaccaaatatgggtcatattttgtattacgcgacttattcaaatacggtgtgttaaaacgtttacctctcacggtgagaccaacttgccgcaaaacggcagcgcattgttacgttagactgtgatggcattttcgcttttcggcttccttgattgccttttcatcctgtcttttggcagcagcaatggctacaggattttttagtcggtagggatcgatttttcttgaatgtttgtcgctcgacggacgggttgactgagttcaacgtgttgagcatcgctcgcccgccttcgtgcgtgatagtaaaatggcgggcccccgactgcgtgaacattgtggcatcattttagctccgtttatccaacccagttaaaggcagaacagaacacaggtattatttttagGAAGGCtgataaacatcatttctatgtgtggtggtattttttcacatgtcgtattttgcgaagaataattcaagagtttcccgggccatggtctcgatacgttctctcgtcaacttgcacggaaggcgtcaaacttgagcaagtttttcaatcgttatctgtgggacttgctaacttcgacacataccccgtctttgtagttatttacaacaaggtttagtctacagctagtgtacttctcatgtgcaggcatctatgcatttctccgcaacaatgatttttaaaacctgtcgaaatttggacccctgtcgaagtatggccccctcccgttagaGTTCTTCGGTTAGGTACGTACCTTTCCTGATATCTTTAGGTCACCTTCCTTCTTCGATATTTCTCTTGGGCACGTCTTATATCATCATTTCCTGCTATCTGCGCTTAGATATAGGTCCACAAGTCCACGTGTTGCTCCTGAGTTCTGAGGTGGAACAACAACAGAGTGTAGCGCGCCATTTTGAGTACATAGAATACTCCATTCAGTCAGTCGTAACACAGTTACAATTCGTCAAATCAGGTCATCAAATATGTCCACGTAACGATGAAGGCTCAGAGAACCTTGTGTATCTCACAAGATAAATTAGACTTATACTAGATTGACGGGTTACCACCTCAAAGTTTGGCCTAACTCAGATTTTTCGGAAGCCGCCATGTTCCTAGCCGCCATGTTTCCGGCTGAAATACGCACCACATGGGGGTTTTGCGGTACCCGATCACAAAGTAAAACGCATCTGTTTCCGGGACACACTGTCGGTAGAAGCGCATGAAAACATGCACATGAACCGACGGACTTAGGCGGTGAAAGAGACAACCTCCTTTACAACAAGAAGTTACAGGAACAGTTTAAGACTTCGGCGGGAGGACAGCTGTGCCAATttaaagctattccgacagtgtatcattcaaatgaaacgATGtaggggtgtatcattcaaatgatacaggttaagatacaagaatcccaat
The sequence above is drawn from the Branchiostoma floridae strain S238N-H82 chromosome 4, Bfl_VNyyK, whole genome shotgun sequence genome and encodes:
- the LOC118414805 gene encoding nucleotide exchange factor SIL1-like, with amino-acid sequence MNRMKKIAAVHIASLLALVVSSLLLHGGNTQDTGEGLQDSKQTSGRHTGALTIVPNEEEEEDSKDNDGVVSVEVDEYDEEDLEVFYPTKEWQTIKQGQAIPAGLHVSIDLTTGEKRAKLMDNDDDHTTEDEDPASRYMKWTDGDRQGMVNTKNKYFTASELKEALKKFKADQDDVSEAGQQKLKDVKDQYRSYDELKEIFQQMRVDVETDTEIMQKLLLAYTEEGASDDMKLHVLTELEYHVHQIDNAQNLIELGGFQLVILALNDSNSDIRAEAARVLGAAVQSNPKVQIEALESGAVPTLIRLVASDSSIAVRKKSLYALSSLVRQFPLAQLRFLQQGGLSCLAQLFGDPNATTLRIKAVTLLHDLMVEQINAENLSPDNPTNVEKKKQYERVPLLQMMVEAGWCQLVPTLLDSPDHDTREKVLRAMITLFTPCRNDYKSAETEQYLSVLRGEYEELVVEEKQEDSGDDYFSVLLSLVEEISTKMSY